The Peribacillus sp. FSL P2-0133 genome has a segment encoding these proteins:
- the dprA gene encoding DNA-processing protein DprA, whose translation MNKKEKLIHLHHCRGAGWKSIQTIMSKDPSLSSLFTTDYVEWAKMLPIPSNKLNLFFKDLHSLNTIDKLKNYEDSQIHCLTIFDDEYPFLLKQIFDPPWVLYYKGDTKLLTRKNTLGVVGTRKPTSYGLEALKSILLPLVKKKFVIISGVAAGIDAESHKITLRGGGDTVGVLGGGLMQIYPKFNVTLAKEIINKGLLISETPPEMKAEPWMFPLRNRIISGLSQGVFVVEAKERSGSLITAQAALEHGREVFALPGNVTSPESLGTNQLISDGAKLVLSYRQIEEEF comes from the coding sequence TTGAATAAAAAAGAAAAGTTAATCCATCTCCATCATTGCCGCGGGGCAGGATGGAAATCAATCCAAACAATCATGTCCAAAGACCCGTCATTATCTTCCCTGTTCACGACGGATTACGTTGAATGGGCAAAAATGCTCCCTATCCCTTCAAATAAGCTTAACCTCTTTTTCAAAGATTTACATTCACTCAATACCATCGATAAACTTAAAAATTACGAAGATAGCCAAATCCATTGTTTGACGATCTTCGATGATGAATATCCTTTTTTGCTGAAGCAAATATTCGATCCTCCGTGGGTTCTTTATTATAAAGGTGATACGAAGCTTTTAACAAGGAAGAATACGCTAGGTGTTGTTGGAACACGTAAGCCAACCTCGTATGGTCTGGAGGCCTTAAAATCGATTCTATTACCGCTTGTAAAGAAAAAGTTCGTGATCATAAGCGGAGTGGCGGCTGGAATCGATGCAGAGTCACATAAGATCACATTAAGGGGAGGCGGAGATACGGTTGGGGTTTTAGGAGGGGGGCTTATGCAAATATATCCGAAATTCAATGTTACCCTTGCTAAAGAAATCATCAATAAAGGCCTGCTTATATCTGAGACTCCACCGGAAATGAAGGCGGAACCTTGGATGTTTCCGCTTAGGAATCGAATCATCAGTGGATTATCACAGGGAGTATTCGTGGTCGAGGCAAAAGAAAGAAGCGGTTCCCTTATTACGGCACAAGCTGCTTTGGAACACGGCAGGGAGGTATTTGCGCTTCCAGGCAATGTTACGAGCCCTGAATCACTGGGGACCAATCAATTGATTTCCGATGGTGCCAAACTTGTTTTGAGTTACAGGCAGATCGAGGAAGAGTTTTGA
- the topA gene encoding type I DNA topoisomerase — protein MSEYLVIVESPAKAKTIERYLGKKYKVKASMGHVRDLPKSQMGVDVEHEYEPKYITIRGKGPVLKELKTAAKKAKKIYLAADPDREGEAIAWHLAHSLDVDVNSDCRVVFNEITKEAIKESFKSPRPINMKLVDAQQARRILDRLVGYNISPLLWKKVKKGLSAGRVQSVAVRMIIDREKEIKDFIPEEYWTIKADFVKGKEQFEGSFFSLGGEKKELNTEEDVKKVLASLNGGEFTIGAVAKKERRRNPASPFTTSSLQQEAARKLNFRAKKTMMLAQQLYEGIELGKEGTVGLITYMRTDSTRISDVAKEEVHTFIQNNYGKDYVQVEQRKEKKQTNAQDAHEAVRPTSTLREPGVVKEFLSRDQFRLYKLIWERFVSSQMSSAVMDTMSIDLHNEDVIFRANGSKIKFPGFMKVYVEGSDDSVEEKENALPDVKKGDQFFSKDIEPKQHFTQPPPRYTEARLVKTLEELGIGRPSTYAPTLDTIQKRGYVTLDNKRFIPTELGEIVLELIREFFPDILDAEFTAKMEQEFDSVEEGSIEWIKVIDEFYKEFAVHLAKAEVEMEKIEIKDEPAGEDCVECGHGMVFKMGRYGKFMACSNFPDCRNTKPIVKEIGVKCPKCKEGNIIERKSKKRRIFYGCDTYPGCDFISWDKPLPRSCPKCEGTLVEKKLKKGVQVQCMDCDFKEMPQA, from the coding sequence ATGTCAGAATACTTAGTGATTGTGGAATCGCCCGCAAAGGCGAAAACAATAGAACGTTACTTGGGAAAAAAATATAAAGTAAAGGCTTCCATGGGGCATGTTCGAGATTTGCCTAAAAGTCAAATGGGTGTCGATGTTGAACATGAATATGAACCTAAATATATAACTATCCGCGGCAAAGGCCCGGTTTTAAAAGAATTGAAAACCGCTGCGAAAAAAGCGAAAAAAATTTATCTCGCGGCTGACCCCGACAGGGAAGGGGAAGCCATTGCCTGGCATTTGGCTCACAGTCTTGATGTTGACGTTAACTCAGATTGCCGCGTGGTATTCAACGAGATCACGAAAGAGGCTATCAAAGAATCATTTAAATCGCCGAGGCCAATAAATATGAAATTGGTTGATGCCCAGCAGGCAAGAAGGATCTTGGATCGTTTAGTCGGATACAATATAAGCCCGCTTTTGTGGAAAAAGGTGAAAAAAGGCTTAAGCGCAGGACGGGTCCAATCGGTTGCTGTACGGATGATCATTGACCGGGAGAAGGAGATCAAAGATTTTATCCCGGAAGAGTATTGGACAATCAAGGCTGATTTTGTAAAAGGAAAAGAACAGTTTGAAGGTTCCTTCTTCAGCCTTGGCGGCGAGAAGAAGGAATTAAATACCGAAGAGGACGTCAAAAAAGTGCTCGCTTCTTTAAATGGCGGCGAATTTACGATAGGAGCTGTGGCTAAAAAGGAAAGAAGGCGCAATCCAGCTTCCCCTTTTACAACTTCTTCCCTGCAACAGGAAGCGGCACGTAAATTGAATTTCCGTGCAAAGAAAACCATGATGCTTGCTCAGCAGCTTTATGAAGGAATCGAGCTTGGCAAGGAAGGTACAGTCGGGTTAATCACTTATATGAGAACCGATTCAACCCGGATTTCCGATGTTGCGAAAGAGGAAGTCCATACCTTCATTCAAAATAATTATGGTAAAGATTATGTTCAGGTTGAACAGCGCAAGGAGAAAAAACAAACTAATGCCCAGGACGCCCATGAAGCAGTCAGGCCAACAAGCACATTACGTGAACCGGGTGTAGTCAAGGAGTTCTTATCCAGAGATCAATTCCGTCTTTATAAATTGATATGGGAACGATTCGTTTCTAGTCAAATGTCTTCGGCAGTCATGGATACGATGAGCATCGACCTGCATAACGAAGATGTCATCTTCAGGGCAAATGGTTCAAAAATTAAATTTCCGGGTTTCATGAAGGTATATGTTGAAGGGTCCGATGACTCGGTGGAAGAAAAGGAAAATGCACTTCCGGATGTGAAAAAAGGAGATCAATTCTTTTCAAAAGATATCGAGCCGAAGCAGCATTTCACACAGCCTCCGCCCCGATATACTGAAGCCCGTCTTGTCAAAACCCTAGAGGAACTGGGAATAGGCCGTCCTTCTACATATGCCCCTACCTTGGATACGATTCAAAAACGGGGCTATGTTACCTTGGATAATAAACGGTTCATCCCGACAGAGCTTGGTGAGATCGTTCTTGAATTGATACGCGAATTCTTCCCGGATATTCTTGATGCAGAGTTCACTGCCAAGATGGAACAGGAATTCGACAGCGTCGAGGAAGGCAGTATCGAATGGATAAAGGTCATTGATGAATTTTATAAAGAATTTGCAGTTCATCTGGCTAAAGCCGAAGTCGAGATGGAGAAAATTGAAATTAAAGATGAACCTGCTGGTGAAGATTGCGTGGAATGCGGACATGGGATGGTCTTTAAGATGGGGCGTTATGGAAAGTTCATGGCATGCAGTAATTTCCCGGATTGCCGTAACACAAAGCCAATCGTTAAAGAAATCGGTGTCAAATGCCCAAAATGTAAAGAAGGAAACATCATTGAAAGGAAAAGTAAAAAACGCCGCATATTTTACGGGTGTGATACCTACCCTGGATGTGACTTCATATCATGGGATAAACCATTGCCGCGGAGTTGTCCAAAATGTGAAGGTACACTTGTTGAGAAAAAACTCAAAAAAGGCGTCCAGGTCCAGTGTATGGATTGTGATTTCAAAGAAATGCCCCAAGCATAG
- the trmFO gene encoding FADH(2)-oxidizing methylenetetrahydrofolate--tRNA-(uracil(54)-C(5))-methyltransferase TrmFO encodes MKETKVSVIGAGLAGSEAAWQLAKRGIKVDLYEMRPVKQTPAHHTDKFAELVCSNSLRANTLTNAVGVLKEEMRILDSVIMSAADACAVPAGGALAVDRHEFAGLVTERVKNHPNVTVINEEVTEIPEGPTVIATGPLTSQSLSDSLKQIMDEEYLYFYDAAAPILEKDSINMDKVYLKSRYDKGEAAYLNCPMTEEEFDRFYEALIAAETVPLKEFEKEIFFEGCMPIEVMASRGKKTMLFGPLKPVGLEDPKTGKRPFAVVQLRQDDAAGTLYNIVGFQTHLKWGPQKEVLQLIPGLENAEIVRYGVMHRNTFINSPNVLKPTYQFKNRDDLFFAGQMTGVEGYVESAASGLVAGINAARIVQGLEPIIFPAETTMGSMARYITSTNGKSFQPMNANFGLLPDLEVRIKSKKERNETHAKRALDTIQNFVKNL; translated from the coding sequence ATGAAAGAAACAAAAGTAAGTGTAATCGGTGCTGGGCTTGCCGGAAGTGAAGCGGCGTGGCAGTTAGCTAAAAGAGGAATTAAAGTCGATCTATATGAAATGCGCCCTGTAAAACAAACGCCAGCCCATCATACCGATAAATTCGCTGAACTTGTTTGTTCCAATTCACTTCGGGCAAATACTTTAACAAATGCAGTTGGTGTATTAAAAGAAGAAATGCGTATCCTGGATTCGGTCATCATGTCCGCAGCAGATGCTTGTGCTGTACCGGCTGGCGGTGCTTTAGCTGTTGATCGTCATGAATTTGCCGGTCTTGTTACGGAAAGGGTCAAAAATCATCCAAATGTGACGGTCATTAATGAAGAAGTGACGGAAATTCCGGAAGGTCCTACCGTCATTGCAACCGGTCCGCTTACAAGTCAGTCACTATCTGACAGCTTAAAGCAAATCATGGATGAAGAATACTTGTACTTCTATGATGCTGCCGCGCCAATTCTTGAAAAAGACAGCATCAACATGGATAAAGTATATTTGAAATCCCGTTATGATAAAGGGGAAGCAGCTTATTTGAACTGTCCGATGACGGAAGAAGAGTTTGACCGCTTTTATGAAGCATTGATCGCTGCTGAAACAGTACCACTTAAAGAATTCGAAAAGGAAATCTTTTTTGAAGGCTGCATGCCCATTGAAGTGATGGCATCACGAGGGAAGAAAACAATGTTATTTGGTCCATTGAAGCCAGTTGGCTTAGAAGATCCAAAAACGGGAAAACGTCCTTTTGCAGTAGTTCAATTGCGTCAAGATGATGCGGCAGGAACACTTTACAATATTGTTGGTTTTCAGACACATTTGAAATGGGGGCCGCAAAAAGAAGTATTGCAGCTTATACCTGGTTTGGAAAATGCGGAAATTGTGCGTTATGGAGTTATGCATCGAAACACATTCATAAACTCACCTAATGTATTGAAGCCTACGTATCAATTCAAGAATCGGGATGATTTATTCTTTGCCGGTCAGATGACTGGTGTCGAAGGGTATGTAGAATCTGCTGCATCAGGACTTGTTGCAGGTATCAATGCTGCAAGGATCGTCCAAGGATTGGAGCCTATCATATTCCCTGCGGAGACGACGATGGGCAGCATGGCAAGGTATATAACGTCGACGAATGGTAAGAGCTTCCAACCGATGAATGCCAACTTTGGATTGCTTCCAGACCTAGAAGTGAGAATCAAATCAAAAAAAGAGCGGAACGAAACGCATGCTAAACGCGCTTTGGACACAATTCAGAACTTTGTGAAAAATTTGTAA
- the xerC gene encoding tyrosine recombinase XerC → MINQKKALSSFIEYLQIEKNSSQYTIENYKRDIHEFFLFLNEQGIEDITSVEYFDVRLYLTNLYEKNLSKRTVARKTSCLRSLYRFLLREGDVKDNPFSLASLPKKDQRLPRFLYEKEMNQLFSSLKKDSPIGIRNNALLELLYATGIRVSECCEIKLQDIDLSLGTVLIHGKGKKDRYVPVGSYAQEAIDLYIRTARMELTSSDAKAHVYLFVNFRGDPLTPRGVRYILNELIKKSAADGSLHPHMLRHSFATHLLNNGADIRTVQELLGHSKISSTQVYTHVTKDQLKKVYNASHPRP, encoded by the coding sequence ATGATTAATCAAAAAAAGGCATTATCATCCTTCATCGAATATTTACAGATTGAAAAAAACAGTTCACAATACACCATTGAAAATTACAAACGTGATATTCACGAATTTTTTCTGTTCCTTAATGAACAGGGCATTGAGGATATCACGTCCGTTGAATATTTTGATGTCCGGTTATATTTAACGAATTTATATGAGAAAAACCTTTCTAAGCGCACTGTAGCAAGAAAAACATCTTGCTTGCGGAGCCTTTATAGATTTTTACTACGTGAAGGTGATGTGAAAGATAATCCTTTTTCTTTGGCTTCTTTACCTAAAAAGGATCAAAGACTGCCACGTTTTCTTTATGAGAAGGAAATGAATCAGTTGTTTTCTTCTTTAAAGAAGGATTCACCGATAGGAATAAGGAACAATGCCTTACTGGAATTATTGTATGCTACAGGAATTCGTGTAAGTGAATGTTGTGAGATTAAACTGCAGGATATCGATCTTTCCTTAGGGACGGTACTGATCCATGGAAAAGGAAAAAAGGATCGCTACGTTCCGGTTGGTAGCTATGCACAGGAAGCGATAGATTTATACATACGTACAGCCAGGATGGAATTGACTTCGTCTGACGCCAAGGCGCATGTTTATTTATTTGTTAATTTTCGTGGAGACCCTCTGACACCTAGGGGAGTTCGCTATATATTGAATGAATTGATTAAAAAGTCAGCCGCAGATGGAAGTCTTCATCCCCATATGCTAAGGCATTCGTTTGCTACACACCTATTGAATAATGGGGCGGACATTCGCACGGTTCAAGAATTGCTTGGTCATTCTAAAATTTCATCAACGCAAGTGTATACGCATGTTACAAAAGACCAATTGAAAAAAGTCTACAATGCATCACATCCGCGGCCTTAA
- the hslV gene encoding HslU--HslV peptidase proteolytic subunit, with translation MTTIFAVHHKGECAMSGDGQVTLGNSVVMKHTARKVRKIFNGNVLAGFAGSVADAFTLFEMFEAKLEEYNGNLQRAAVEMAKQWRSDNVLRKLEAMLVVMDKNHLLLVSGTGEVIEPDDGILAIGSGGNYALAAGRALMRFSSDQLSAKEIAQSSLQIAAEICVFTNTNIIVEEL, from the coding sequence ATGACAACGATATTTGCAGTGCATCATAAAGGTGAATGTGCCATGTCCGGTGATGGGCAGGTTACTTTAGGAAATTCAGTAGTGATGAAGCATACGGCGAGGAAAGTAAGAAAAATCTTTAATGGTAATGTCCTTGCAGGTTTTGCAGGTTCCGTTGCAGATGCATTCACTTTATTTGAGATGTTCGAAGCTAAACTTGAAGAGTATAATGGCAATCTTCAGCGCGCTGCCGTCGAAATGGCAAAGCAATGGAGAAGTGACAATGTATTGAGAAAGCTGGAAGCCATGCTAGTCGTGATGGATAAGAACCATTTGCTGCTCGTTTCGGGCACCGGGGAAGTAATTGAACCGGATGACGGGATTCTCGCCATAGGATCGGGTGGGAATTATGCACTGGCTGCCGGCAGGGCATTAATGCGGTTTTCCAGTGACCAATTATCGGCAAAGGAAATCGCCCAATCATCTTTACAAATTGCAGCGGAAATTTGTGTATTTACGAATACGAATATAATCGTGGAAGAGTTGTAA
- the hslU gene encoding HslU--HslV peptidase ATPase subunit: MSKKANLTPRQIVEKLDQYIVGQREAKRAVAVALRNRYRRSLLSDQLRDEVVPKNILMIGPTGVGKTEIARRMAKLVGAPFVKVEATKFTEVGYVGRDVESMVRDLVETSVRLVKEEKMVSVKERAEENANRRLIELLVPSTKKQSNFKNPLEVFFGGNNNQDEQDSEENSEDLSLQEKRKTVAEKLANGELESEMITVEVEEQAASMFDMLQGSGMEQMGMNMQDALGSLMPKKSKKRKLKVSEARTVLTNEEAAKLIDMDEVTSDAVYGAEQNGIIFIDEIDKIASKQSGSSSADVSREGVQRDILPIVEGSTVVTKYGSVKTDHVLFIAAGAFHMAKPSDLIPELQGRFPIRVELNKLTVDDFVRILHEPDNALLKQYVALLETEGIEIEFSDDAVRKIAEVAFEVNQNTDNIGARRLHTILERLLEDLSFEAPEITMEKITITPQYVEGKLGSIARNKDLSQFIL; this comes from the coding sequence ATGTCAAAAAAAGCTAATTTAACACCGAGGCAAATCGTTGAAAAACTGGATCAGTATATCGTAGGGCAGCGTGAGGCAAAACGGGCAGTGGCAGTGGCTCTTCGGAATCGCTACCGACGTTCCCTTCTCTCGGATCAACTTCGTGATGAAGTCGTTCCGAAGAATATATTAATGATTGGACCGACAGGCGTTGGGAAAACAGAAATAGCTCGGAGAATGGCTAAATTGGTAGGTGCTCCTTTTGTAAAAGTTGAAGCAACGAAATTTACGGAAGTCGGGTATGTCGGCCGGGATGTTGAGTCGATGGTTCGTGATTTGGTGGAGACTTCCGTCCGCCTCGTGAAGGAAGAAAAGATGGTCAGCGTAAAGGAGCGGGCAGAAGAAAATGCAAATCGCCGCTTAATAGAACTTTTAGTGCCATCAACAAAAAAACAGAGTAATTTCAAGAATCCTCTTGAAGTCTTTTTTGGAGGCAATAACAATCAAGACGAACAGGATTCTGAAGAAAATTCCGAAGATTTAAGTTTGCAGGAAAAAAGAAAAACCGTCGCTGAAAAGCTGGCTAACGGTGAGTTAGAAAGTGAAATGATAACGGTCGAAGTGGAAGAACAGGCTGCTTCGATGTTTGATATGCTCCAAGGTTCGGGAATGGAACAAATGGGGATGAACATGCAGGACGCTTTAGGAAGCTTGATGCCGAAAAAAAGCAAGAAGCGCAAATTGAAAGTAAGTGAAGCAAGAACCGTTTTAACAAATGAAGAAGCGGCAAAATTGATTGATATGGATGAAGTCACTTCCGATGCAGTATACGGGGCTGAGCAAAATGGGATTATCTTCATCGATGAAATAGATAAAATTGCCAGTAAGCAATCTGGAAGTTCATCAGCGGATGTATCAAGAGAGGGTGTCCAAAGGGATATCCTGCCAATTGTTGAAGGTTCGACAGTAGTGACTAAATATGGTTCAGTTAAAACGGATCATGTCTTATTCATTGCTGCAGGGGCCTTTCACATGGCTAAGCCATCCGACCTTATCCCTGAATTGCAAGGTAGATTCCCAATTCGTGTAGAATTGAACAAACTGACTGTAGATGACTTTGTACGGATTCTTCATGAACCGGATAATGCCTTGTTAAAACAATATGTTGCTTTATTAGAAACTGAAGGTATAGAAATTGAATTTTCTGACGATGCTGTTCGTAAGATAGCTGAAGTGGCCTTCGAAGTAAATCAAAACACAGACAATATTGGTGCAAGAAGACTTCATACCATTTTGGAACGGTTGCTTGAAGACTTATCTTTTGAAGCTCCGGAAATAACGATGGAGAAGATTACAATTACGCCCCAATATGTCGAAGGTAAGCTTGGTTCTATCGCCCGGAACAAAGATTTAAGCCAGTTTATCCTTTAA
- the codY gene encoding GTP-sensing pleiotropic transcriptional regulator CodY — protein MNLLAKTRKINAMLQKAAGKAVNFKEMAESLSEVIEANVFVVSRRGKLLGIAVSQQIENERMYKMLEDKQFPEEYTKNLFNIPETSSNLDIESEYTAFPVENKELFATGLTTIVPIMGGGERLGTLVLARLQEKFHDDDLILAEYGATVVGMEILREKSEEIEEEARSKAVVQMAISSLSYSELEAIEHIFEELKGNEGLLVASKIADRVGITRSVIVNALRKLESAGVIESRSLGMKGTYIKVLNDKFLLELEKLKNN, from the coding sequence ATGAACTTATTAGCAAAAACAAGAAAAATCAATGCAATGCTCCAAAAAGCAGCAGGTAAAGCAGTTAACTTCAAGGAAATGGCTGAAAGTTTAAGTGAAGTTATCGAAGCGAATGTATTCGTCGTCAGCCGCCGCGGGAAATTACTTGGCATAGCGGTAAGTCAGCAAATTGAAAACGAACGCATGTACAAAATGTTGGAAGATAAACAATTCCCTGAAGAGTACACAAAAAACCTGTTCAATATTCCTGAAACCTCTTCGAATCTTGATATCGAAAGCGAATATACTGCTTTCCCAGTCGAAAACAAAGAGCTTTTCGCAACTGGATTAACGACGATCGTACCGATTATGGGTGGGGGAGAACGTTTAGGAACATTGGTTCTTGCCCGATTACAAGAAAAATTTCATGATGATGATTTAATTTTGGCTGAATATGGTGCGACAGTAGTCGGTATGGAAATCCTGCGTGAAAAATCAGAAGAGATAGAAGAAGAAGCTCGTAGTAAAGCTGTCGTTCAAATGGCAATTTCCTCGTTATCTTACAGCGAATTGGAAGCTATTGAGCACATTTTTGAGGAGCTTAAAGGTAATGAAGGTCTGCTTGTAGCTTCCAAAATTGCAGACCGTGTCGGCATTACCCGTTCCGTTATCGTAAATGCTCTACGGAAACTGGAAAGTGCCGGAGTCATTGAATCCCGCTCACTAGGAATGAAAGGTACTTATATCAAAGTATTGAACGATAAATTCCTTCTTGAATTAGAAAAGCTTAAAAATAATTAA
- the flgB gene encoding flagellar basal body rod protein FlgB, translated as MELFSNTFQSLENALNYSNVKQKVISQNIANSDTPNYKAKEVKKTQSFKAELESYLESYRTDERHFTFKSEGSHTSQIVTQKNVRYNNNGNSVDVDKEMTELAANQIYYNAVTDRLSGKFQSLQNVIRGGK; from the coding sequence GTGGAGTTATTTTCAAATACTTTTCAATCACTAGAAAATGCCCTTAATTATTCTAATGTAAAACAAAAAGTCATTTCACAGAACATAGCCAACTCGGATACGCCTAATTATAAAGCCAAAGAGGTCAAGAAAACACAATCCTTTAAGGCAGAGCTGGAATCTTACCTGGAGTCATATCGTACCGATGAACGGCATTTTACTTTCAAGTCAGAGGGGAGTCATACTTCTCAGATCGTGACGCAGAAAAATGTCCGATATAACAATAATGGAAATAGCGTGGACGTTGATAAGGAAATGACGGAGCTTGCAGCCAATCAGATTTATTATAATGCAGTGACCGACAGGCTTTCAGGTAAGTTTCAATCATTGCAGAATGTAATTAGAGGAGGTAAGTGA
- the flgC gene encoding flagellar basal body rod protein FlgC translates to MGIFQSINMTGSSLTSQRVRMDVISANMANADTTRAEYDVESKTWKPYTRKSVVLQSKENGFSSFLNAASQKTSEVGNGVKVTGIVKDKTPFELDYNPEHPDANEDGYVEMPNVDPLREMVDLMSVTRSYEANVTVLNASKGMMMKALEIGK, encoded by the coding sequence ATGGGAATCTTCCAAAGTATAAACATGACCGGATCCAGCCTGACGAGTCAAAGGGTAAGGATGGATGTAATCTCTGCTAATATGGCTAATGCCGATACGACTAGGGCGGAATATGACGTGGAATCGAAAACATGGAAGCCGTATACAAGAAAATCGGTTGTGCTGCAAAGTAAGGAAAACGGTTTTTCAAGTTTCTTAAACGCAGCATCCCAAAAAACGAGCGAAGTAGGGAATGGAGTGAAGGTGACTGGAATAGTAAAAGATAAAACACCTTTTGAACTGGATTACAATCCCGAACATCCTGATGCCAATGAAGATGGTTATGTTGAAATGCCAAATGTCGACCCGCTTCGGGAGATGGTTGATTTAATGAGTGTCACACGTTCATACGAAGCAAATGTGACAGTTTTAAATGCATCAAAGGGAATGATGATGAAAGCTTTGGAAATTGGAAAATAA
- the fliE gene encoding flagellar hook-basal body complex protein FliE yields MEGISLSTVNNASNVLKKDQSNTNTPYEAHRNFASVLKESINKVNGTQVASDDLTTKLVNGEDVELHSVMIASQKASVTMQATLEVRNKVVEAYQEMMRMSI; encoded by the coding sequence ATGGAGGGGATTTCTCTTTCTACAGTGAACAATGCAAGTAATGTATTGAAAAAAGATCAAAGCAATACTAATACACCATACGAAGCACACCGAAATTTTGCGTCGGTATTAAAAGAATCAATTAATAAAGTCAACGGAACACAAGTGGCATCTGATGATCTTACAACCAAATTGGTTAATGGAGAGGATGTTGAGCTACATTCGGTGATGATAGCTTCACAAAAAGCCAGCGTTACCATGCAGGCTACATTAGAGGTTCGGAATAAGGTTGTGGAAGCCTACCAGGAAATGATGAGAATGAGTATATAG